In Egicoccus sp. AB-alg2, a single genomic region encodes these proteins:
- a CDS encoding ATP-binding protein — MDDFGAFDLLPEGVVVVGADGLVLAVNDRARAWLGGRGEVVGKPFADAFDLRDDAGVRCSLGDHRPAFGERIPERVLYLEAGGRVRPVAVAGRWHDDLLAVTLRSAGRREALDAIHGDVVATVSHEIRSPLTSVKGFTRTLLSRWERFSDEQKRAMLETVDADADRVTRLLRELLEVSRIDAGRVQLQRQPTDVGALIRSVVAKLAMGELGSGRMLRLEVDPDCPRVLADPDKLEQVLANLLENALAYAPDSEVRIDVRPHDGGVWIRVEDDGEGIPADESRSIFRKFGRGRDNRRAGTGLGLYITRGLVEAHGGQVWLDTDRRDGATFHVVLPAGD; from the coding sequence ATGGACGATTTCGGGGCATTCGACCTCCTGCCGGAGGGCGTGGTCGTGGTGGGGGCCGACGGGCTCGTGCTGGCCGTCAACGACCGGGCACGCGCCTGGCTGGGCGGTCGCGGCGAGGTCGTCGGCAAGCCCTTCGCGGACGCCTTCGACCTGCGCGACGACGCCGGCGTGCGCTGCAGCCTGGGTGACCACCGCCCGGCGTTCGGCGAGCGCATCCCCGAGCGGGTGCTGTACCTCGAGGCGGGCGGACGGGTACGCCCCGTCGCCGTCGCCGGCCGCTGGCACGACGACCTGCTGGCCGTGACGCTGCGCAGCGCCGGCCGGCGCGAGGCGCTCGACGCCATCCACGGCGACGTCGTCGCCACCGTCTCACACGAGATCCGCTCGCCGCTCACCAGCGTCAAGGGCTTCACGCGCACCCTGCTCTCGCGCTGGGAGCGCTTCTCCGACGAGCAGAAGCGCGCCATGCTGGAGACGGTCGACGCCGACGCCGATCGCGTCACCCGTCTGCTGCGCGAACTCCTCGAGGTCTCGCGCATCGACGCCGGCCGGGTGCAACTGCAGCGGCAGCCGACCGACGTGGGTGCGCTGATCCGTTCCGTGGTCGCCAAGCTGGCGATGGGCGAGCTCGGATCCGGCCGCATGCTGCGCCTGGAGGTGGACCCCGACTGCCCGCGCGTGCTGGCCGACCCCGACAAGCTCGAGCAGGTGCTGGCCAACCTCCTGGAGAACGCGCTGGCCTATGCGCCCGACAGCGAGGTGCGCATCGACGTCCGCCCGCACGACGGGGGCGTCTGGATCCGGGTCGAAGACGACGGGGAGGGCATCCCGGCCGACGAATCGCGGTCGATCTTCCGCAAGTTCGGCCGTGGCCGGGACAACCGCCGGGCCGGCACCGGGCTCGGCCTGTACATCACCCGCGGCCTGGTCGAGGCCCATGGCGGGCAGGTGTGGCTCGACACCGACCGGCGCGACGGCGCCACCTTCCACGTCGTGCTGCCCGCCGGCGACTGA
- the pheT gene encoding phenylalanine--tRNA ligase subunit beta, producing the protein MKLPLSWLRTFVDVDLPLDELVDVMSLNGLEVESIETPGAGTAGVRTAKVLHWEPHPDADRLRVVRVTGDGGAGEVELVCGAANFDVGDVVAHAVPGASIPGMRMEARKIRGVVSNGMLASARELQLSDEHEGILVLPADTPVGADLTDLLPVGEPVVEVAVQPDRGDHLSVLGVARDLAAILDTTWREPEGILAALDADTIPVALETDACERFVTWALEDVRVQPSPPWLAQRLGQCGVRSIDLIVDVTNFVMLELGQPLHAFDLDRVAGPRLTVRDARDGETLVTLDDQERSLVAGDVVIDDADGPVSLAGVMGGASTEVTADTRRVLLEAAVWEPRRIRRTSRRLGLVSEASQRFERRVDPEGAARGVGRAVQLLAQLGAARPVGTAAVHREVAWAGRPTIEIDPARVQRLLAVPDLDAARQTDLLARSGSYVEVDHDRLRVTPPTWRGDLQREADVAEEVARLHGYGRIPATLPAITMVGGRSPAQRLEQELRGLALAAGFAEAITRPFVGEDALAGVVPTKGRVELANPLAKDASSMRPSLVEGLLVALRRNAGQGRPGTALVELGRLFRPADDPLGEVLDAFAPVDASGDWRWSAPDGEPLPVQPRTLALAAQGLRLGERHLDAEDRWSVYDLLAVLDQVVARACPPGADWTLQRVPVERDGFHPGRSASLRLRPLPDAAPVEVGFVGQLHPQEADRRDLPEPVVVAELLLEPLLRAVPPEGHPPVAARTLVRHPAMSLDVALVADDEVPYATLEAAVREGAGDLLDGLWWFDEYRGEQVGPGRRSVAIRLRLQSPERQLTDADAEAVIDAVAARAEALGATLRR; encoded by the coding sequence GTGAAGCTGCCGTTGTCCTGGCTGCGCACCTTCGTCGACGTCGACCTGCCGCTCGACGAACTCGTCGACGTCATGAGCCTCAACGGCCTGGAGGTCGAGTCGATCGAGACGCCGGGCGCCGGCACCGCCGGGGTGCGCACCGCCAAGGTGCTGCACTGGGAGCCGCACCCGGACGCCGACCGGCTGCGGGTCGTGCGGGTCACGGGCGACGGCGGGGCGGGCGAGGTCGAGCTGGTGTGCGGCGCCGCCAACTTCGACGTCGGTGACGTGGTCGCCCACGCCGTGCCCGGCGCCTCCATCCCCGGCATGCGCATGGAGGCCCGCAAGATCCGCGGGGTCGTGTCCAACGGCATGCTGGCCTCGGCCCGCGAACTGCAGTTGTCCGACGAGCACGAGGGCATCCTGGTCCTGCCGGCCGACACGCCCGTCGGCGCGGACCTCACCGACCTGCTGCCGGTCGGCGAGCCCGTCGTCGAGGTCGCGGTGCAACCCGACCGCGGCGACCACCTCTCCGTGCTGGGCGTCGCCCGCGACCTGGCCGCCATCCTCGACACGACCTGGCGCGAGCCCGAAGGCATCCTTGCCGCGCTCGACGCCGACACCATCCCGGTCGCGCTGGAGACCGACGCGTGCGAGCGGTTCGTGACCTGGGCGCTGGAGGACGTGCGGGTGCAGCCGTCGCCGCCGTGGCTGGCACAGCGGCTCGGGCAGTGCGGCGTGCGGTCGATCGACCTGATCGTCGACGTCACCAACTTCGTCATGCTGGAGCTCGGCCAGCCGCTGCACGCCTTCGACCTCGACCGCGTCGCCGGGCCGCGCCTGACCGTCCGCGACGCCCGCGACGGCGAGACGCTGGTCACCCTCGACGACCAGGAGCGGAGCCTGGTCGCAGGTGACGTCGTCATCGACGACGCCGACGGGCCGGTCAGCCTGGCCGGCGTCATGGGCGGCGCCAGCACCGAGGTGACCGCCGACACGCGCCGCGTCCTGCTGGAGGCGGCCGTCTGGGAGCCGCGCCGCATCCGCCGCACGTCCCGTCGCCTCGGCCTGGTCTCCGAGGCCAGCCAGCGCTTCGAGCGTCGCGTCGACCCGGAGGGCGCCGCCCGCGGCGTCGGACGGGCGGTGCAGCTGCTGGCCCAGCTCGGCGCGGCCCGGCCGGTCGGCACGGCGGCCGTACACCGCGAGGTCGCGTGGGCCGGTCGCCCCACGATCGAGATCGACCCCGCCCGGGTCCAGCGCCTGCTGGCCGTCCCCGACCTCGACGCCGCGCGTCAGACCGACCTGCTGGCCCGCAGCGGCAGCTACGTCGAGGTGGACCACGACCGGCTGCGGGTGACCCCGCCGACCTGGCGTGGCGACCTGCAGCGCGAGGCGGACGTCGCCGAGGAGGTCGCGCGCCTGCACGGCTACGGGCGCATCCCCGCCACGCTGCCCGCGATCACCATGGTTGGGGGGCGCTCGCCGGCGCAGCGGCTCGAGCAGGAGCTGCGCGGGCTCGCCCTGGCGGCCGGGTTCGCTGAAGCCATCACGCGCCCGTTCGTGGGCGAGGACGCGCTGGCGGGGGTGGTGCCGACCAAGGGCCGGGTGGAGCTGGCGAATCCGCTGGCCAAGGACGCCTCCTCGATGCGGCCGTCGCTGGTCGAGGGCCTGCTGGTCGCGCTGCGCCGCAACGCCGGCCAGGGCCGTCCCGGCACGGCGCTGGTCGAGCTCGGGCGGTTGTTCCGGCCGGCCGACGACCCGCTGGGCGAGGTGCTGGACGCGTTCGCGCCGGTCGACGCCAGCGGCGACTGGCGCTGGTCGGCCCCCGACGGCGAGCCGTTGCCGGTCCAGCCCCGCACGCTCGCGCTGGCCGCCCAGGGGCTGCGGCTGGGCGAGCGCCACCTCGACGCCGAGGACCGTTGGAGCGTCTACGACCTGCTGGCGGTGCTCGACCAGGTCGTTGCCCGGGCGTGCCCGCCGGGTGCCGACTGGACGCTGCAGCGCGTGCCCGTCGAGCGTGACGGCTTCCACCCTGGCCGCTCCGCGTCCCTGCGCCTGCGCCCGCTGCCGGACGCCGCACCGGTCGAGGTCGGCTTCGTCGGCCAGCTCCATCCGCAGGAGGCCGACCGGCGTGACCTGCCAGAACCGGTCGTCGTGGCCGAGCTGCTGCTCGAGCCGCTGCTGCGGGCCGTGCCGCCGGAGGGGCACCCGCCCGTCGCGGCACGCACGCTGGTCCGCCACCCTGCCATGAGTCTGGACGTGGCCCTGGTCGCCGACGACGAGGTGCCCTACGCCACGCTGGAAGCGGCCGTGCGCGAGGGAGCGGGCGACCTCCTCGACGGGCTGTGGTGGTTCGACGAGTACCGCGGCGAGCAGGTCGGCCCGGGCCGCCGCAGCGTCGCCATCCGGCTGCGCCTGCAGTCGCCGGAGCGGCAACTGACCGACGCCGACGCCGAGGCCGTCATCGACGCGGTCGCGGCACGTGCCGAGGCACTCGGCGCGACCCTGCGCCGCTGA
- a CDS encoding LVIVD repeat-containing protein, with product MPARTPVSLLAVVAVGSLALVPAPDLVGGVLDGTGAGPMEHVANVPYADAHGTGPNQGTDLEFATIPVTRTVEERVGLGRGGGAVRTRTEVENRTFVFAGTYTNGLQILDVTDPGRPRPVAVYDCAIAQGDVQVFERDARWYVTYARDLGYASQTRTDSACFREAEALGFGARDALGPGTFVVDVTDPHAPTLASFVSFPKGSHNQTVHPSGDYLYNSNSELITSVVGEVGIEVVDIRDLAAPVQVAFVPLPIRPGLGTESHDITFNADGTRAYSAALSQTVIIDTTDPADPTIVSSFVDPAINVEHQANPVKLTDPILGRREFLVVEDEVAGASPTGQCPNGGVHVYDITGDLERTPRKVGYWNIRDVGLTTDGIGTCTAHVFEIHEDEALMTIAFYNGGVRVVDLSGLVGVALGELGVGMREVASFRFEDSDTWAVKAPSVSRDRPFHVYGNDIARGLDVYLVDLSKATAGTGLDQWLSAEQALLQLPSEPLSPAELADIALRCKLPVAS from the coding sequence ATGCCGGCCCGAACCCCCGTGTCCCTGCTGGCGGTCGTGGCCGTCGGCTCGCTTGCGCTCGTCCCCGCGCCCGACCTGGTCGGCGGCGTGCTGGACGGGACGGGCGCCGGACCGATGGAGCACGTCGCCAACGTCCCGTACGCGGACGCCCACGGCACCGGGCCGAACCAGGGAACCGACCTGGAGTTCGCGACCATCCCGGTCACGCGCACGGTCGAGGAGCGGGTCGGCCTCGGGCGGGGTGGGGGAGCGGTCCGGACCCGGACGGAGGTCGAGAACCGCACCTTCGTCTTCGCCGGGACCTACACCAACGGCCTGCAGATCCTCGACGTCACCGACCCGGGCCGCCCACGCCCGGTGGCCGTCTACGACTGTGCCATCGCGCAGGGCGACGTGCAGGTGTTCGAACGCGACGCACGCTGGTACGTGACCTACGCCCGCGACCTCGGGTATGCGAGCCAGACCCGCACGGACTCCGCCTGCTTCCGCGAGGCCGAGGCGCTCGGGTTCGGCGCGCGCGACGCCCTCGGTCCGGGCACGTTCGTCGTCGACGTGACCGATCCCCACGCGCCGACGCTGGCGTCGTTCGTGTCGTTCCCGAAGGGCTCGCACAACCAGACCGTGCACCCGAGCGGCGACTACCTCTACAACTCCAACTCGGAGCTGATCACCTCCGTCGTCGGCGAGGTCGGCATCGAGGTCGTCGACATCCGCGACCTCGCCGCCCCGGTCCAGGTCGCATTCGTCCCGCTGCCGATCAGGCCGGGACTGGGCACCGAGTCGCACGACATCACGTTCAACGCCGACGGCACGCGTGCCTACTCGGCCGCCCTGTCGCAGACCGTCATCATCGACACCACCGACCCTGCCGATCCGACCATCGTGTCGTCCTTCGTCGACCCGGCGATCAACGTCGAGCACCAGGCGAACCCGGTCAAGCTGACCGACCCGATCCTCGGGCGCCGCGAGTTCCTCGTCGTCGAGGACGAGGTGGCCGGCGCGTCGCCGACGGGGCAGTGCCCCAACGGCGGCGTCCACGTCTACGACATCACCGGCGACCTCGAACGGACGCCACGCAAGGTCGGCTACTGGAACATCCGTGACGTCGGCCTCACCACCGACGGGATCGGCACCTGCACCGCCCACGTCTTCGAGATCCACGAGGACGAGGCCCTGATGACCATCGCGTTCTACAACGGTGGCGTGCGCGTGGTCGATCTGTCGGGCCTGGTCGGGGTCGCCCTCGGCGAACTCGGTGTCGGGATGCGCGAGGTCGCCTCGTTCCGTTTCGAGGACAGCGACACGTGGGCCGTGAAGGCACCGTCGGTGTCCCGCGACCGGCCCTTCCACGTCTACGGCAACGACATCGCCCGCGGCCTCGACGTCTACCTTGTCGACCTGTCCAAGGCGACGGCGGGCACTGGTCTCGATCAGTGGTTGTCCGCGGAGCAGGCCCTGCTGCAGTTGCCGAGCGAGCCGCTCTCACCCGCCGAACTGGCGGACATCGCGCTGCGTTGCAAGCTGCCGGTCGCGTCCTGA
- the pheS gene encoding phenylalanine--tRNA ligase subunit alpha: MTDLETLQRDALAAVERAGDLDALDEARVRFTGKKSDLVTIQKGMRELSPDERKERGKQLNAFRDTFQRAFDARRDELASVALRERLEAERLDLSLPPRRLTPGRPHLLTQVEQEIVDVFVGLGYRVAEGPEVESGAYNFDLLNIEPDHPARQEMDTIYVSFAADVVLRTHTSPVQARTMTAQAPPVAVVCPGRVYRADSVDATHSPVFTQVEGLLVAQDVSMADLRGTLLAFSRALFGAERQIRLRPSFFPFTEPSAEVDVSCGFCGAADGRAGDPDCRVCSGTGWIEILGAGMVDPNVLSACGYDPGEVSGFAFGIGVERVAMLRHGVRDIRDFYDADARFLSRF; this comes from the coding sequence GTGACCGACCTGGAAACGCTGCAGCGCGACGCGCTGGCCGCCGTCGAGCGCGCCGGCGACCTCGACGCGCTCGACGAGGCGCGCGTGCGCTTCACGGGCAAGAAGAGCGACCTCGTCACCATCCAGAAGGGGATGCGCGAACTGTCCCCGGACGAGCGCAAGGAACGCGGCAAGCAACTCAACGCCTTCCGCGACACCTTCCAGCGCGCCTTCGACGCCCGCCGCGACGAACTCGCCTCCGTCGCCCTGCGGGAGCGTCTGGAGGCCGAGCGGCTCGACCTCAGCCTGCCGCCGCGTCGGCTGACGCCCGGCCGCCCCCACCTGCTCACCCAGGTCGAGCAGGAGATCGTCGACGTGTTCGTCGGGCTCGGCTATCGCGTCGCCGAGGGACCCGAGGTCGAATCCGGCGCCTACAACTTCGACCTGCTCAACATCGAGCCCGACCATCCGGCCCGCCAGGAGATGGACACGATCTACGTGTCCTTCGCCGCCGACGTCGTGCTGCGCACCCACACCTCGCCCGTCCAGGCCCGCACCATGACGGCGCAGGCACCGCCGGTCGCCGTCGTGTGCCCCGGCCGCGTCTACCGGGCCGACAGCGTGGACGCGACCCACTCGCCGGTGTTCACCCAGGTCGAGGGGCTGCTGGTGGCGCAGGACGTGTCGATGGCCGACCTGCGCGGCACCCTGCTGGCGTTCTCGCGGGCCCTGTTCGGGGCCGAGCGCCAGATCCGGCTGCGGCCGTCGTTCTTCCCGTTCACCGAACCCAGCGCCGAGGTCGACGTCAGCTGCGGGTTCTGCGGCGCCGCCGACGGCCGCGCCGGCGACCCCGACTGCCGCGTGTGCTCGGGCACCGGCTGGATCGAGATCCTCGGCGCCGGCATGGTCGACCCCAATGTCCTCAGCGCCTGCGGCTACGACCCCGGCGAGGTGTCCGGCTTCGCGTTCGGCATCGGCGTCGAGCGGGTCGCCATGCTGCGCCACGGCGTCCGCGACATCCGCGACTTCTACGACGCCGACGCCCGCTTCCTCTCCCGGTTCTAG